A part of Aspergillus flavus chromosome 5, complete sequence genomic DNA contains:
- a CDS encoding Alpha/Beta hydrolase protein translates to MDTTDYEFPFLEEVYTPSEQPKIDFVFVHGLNPRGRVDHAFETWTHQNGTFWPRDYLPQDIPQARVFVYGYNSYVTNPQVMSNASVKDHANTLLNLLDLERSPQVNARPPKIIFIGHSLGGLVIKQALLNAQEDPKYTSIRTGTYGLVFFGTPHHGTKGVELGKIAAKVAKFVSKGHASNDLLDCLEHNSLFTRQMSSRFCHQLEDYRVISFIEGKEVLLGGSGPASISHLVVDEESAILGLPGNRETRLKLDADHSQMCKVGTRGAMYKLIKGNIKQIADQLLVTEQGYITQPSPSPRAGPPLPPRHTNSSAPYPPPNITSQAATQRVIGTLYHPFDNDPRSIEAAEYKNNWKWDDARRVEYTIFQEHLRTLGADHHSTLQVGYNLAEIDLESGYLGKAAEWCQWVSNNSQRVLDKRHPLTMRAESLMGEILVSQGKQQEGESVCANVLARQQMTIGEDDIDTLETRRRLANAYSSVERREEGIATAEKRTESLKRLLGENHIKTYAAVLDTIELIVAKLSSSNEAMAIARFHTGTEDIVNVVQEASREMNNLLGPRHPLSIRSLRLLGACQIFTSGGLTEPSETLRRALATAEENLGSDNPETIQIVVYMGLMYAKQSNPYSYLVSQQNLELAMPWFRRYLDWAKSRDILSSPDPQAILGMIANMYMGKRDYQQAQNYYEQLVTACQKGNIPVPADVQNMLQLCRMNTRLMSPYTSSSGFESLLSSFKRL, encoded by the exons ACACTCCTTCGGAGCAACCTAAAATCGA TTTTGTTTTCGTACACGGTCTCAATCCTCGCGGTCGAGTCGACCATGCGTTTGAAACATGGACACATCAGAACGGAACCTTCTGGCCGCGGGATTACCTCCCTCAAGATATCCCACAGGCGCGAGTTTTCGTCTATGGCTATAATTCATACGTCACAAACCCCCAGGTTATGTCGAATGCGAGTGTGAAAGATCATGCGAATACATTACTGAACTTGCTCGACCTTGAGCGGAGTCCACAGGTG AATGCGCGGCCTCCGAAGATCATCTTTATCGGACATAGTTTAGGTGGATTGGTGATAAAACAG GCTTTATTGAATGCGCAAGAGGATCCCAAGTATACTTCCATCCGCACGGGCACGTACggtcttgttttcttcggtACTCCACACCACGGTACCAAAGGTGTTGAGTTGGGAAAGATTGCAGCCAAGGTCGCCAAGTTCGTGTCCAAGGGGCATGCCAGTAACGACCTCCTCGATTGCCTGGAACACAACTCCTTATTCACAAGACAGATGAGTAGCCGATTCTGTCACCAGCTGGAAGACTATCGAGTGATCAGTTTCATCGAAGGAAAGGAGGTCCTACTGGGAGGGTCAGGCCCAGCTTCTATTAGCCAC TTGGTGGTAGACGAAGAGTCTGCTATCCTTGGACTCCCTGGTAACCGCGAGACACGTCTCAAGCTAGATGCAGATCACTCTCAGATGTGCAAGGTCGGCACACGAGGGGCCATGTACAAACTCATCAAGGGCAATATTAAACAGATAGCCGACCAGCTACTTGTGACGGAACAGGGTTATATTACCCAGCCGTCGCCATCTCCACGCGCGGGACCACCATTGCCGCCGCGACATACCAACAGTAGCGCTCCGTATCCTCCTCCGAACATAACTTCGCAGGCGGCGACACAGAGGGTCATCGGGACACTATACCATCCTTTCGACAATGATCCACGGTCGATCGAAGCGGCGGAGTACAAGAATAACTGGAAGTGGGATGACGCACGGAGGGTGGAGTATACCATCTTCCAGGAGCACCTGCGCACTCTGGGTGCAGACCACCATAGCACATTGCAGGTCGGCTACAATCTGGCGGAAATCGACCTCGAGTCGGGATATCTCGGTAAAGCGGCCGAATGGTGCCAATGGGTGTCCAACAACAGTCAGCGCGTACTCGACAAGCGTCATCCACTAACGATGAGAGCGGAAAGCTTGATGGGAGAGATCCTTGTCTCCCAGGGCAAGCAACAGGAAGGAGAGTCCGTGTGTGCCAATGTCCTCGCCCGGCAGCAGATGACGATCGGAGAAGACGATATCGACACGCTGGAAACACGCCGTCGACTGGCGAACGCATATAGCTCCGTCGAGCGACGAGAGGAGGGCATTGCCACCGCCGAAAAGCGTACTGAATCCCTCAAGCGATTGCTGGGTGAGAATCATATCAAGACATACGCCGCGGTGCTTGACACTATCGAGTTGATAGTAGCCAAACTCTCAAGCAGCAACGAGGCGATGGCTATAGCCCGGTTTCACACGGGTACGGAAGACATAGTCAATGTGGTCCAAGAGGCATCCCGGGAGATGAACAACTTACTGGGCCCTCGTCACCCACTTTCCATTCGAAGTCTCCGGCTGCTTGGTGCATGCCAGATCTTTACTTCGGGCGGACTTACAGAGCCATCGGAAACGCTACGACGAGCGCTCGCCACCGCTGAAGAAAACCTCGGTTCAGACAACCCCGAAACCATTCAAATCGTGGTTTACATGGGTTTAATGTACGCCAAACAGAGCAACCCATATAGTTACTTAGTCTCCCAGCAAAACCTCGAGCTGGCTATGCCTTGGTTCCGACGATATCTGGACTGGGCCAAAAGCAGGGATATCTTGAGTAGTCCCGATCCCCAGGCGATCTTGGGCATGATAGCCAATATGTACATGGGCAAGAGGGATTATCAACAGGCACAGAATTACTACGAGCAGCTCGTCACTGCATGTCAGAAGGGGAACATCCCGGTTCCAGCCGACGTGCAAAACATGCTACAGCTGTGTCGGATGAACACCAGATTGATGTCGCCTTACACATCTTCATCGGGATTTGAAtcacttctctcctcctttAAACGATTATAG